The Sesamum indicum cultivar Zhongzhi No. 13 linkage group LG9, S_indicum_v1.0, whole genome shotgun sequence genome segment GCCAAAACCACCTTCATGCCACTGCATCccattattaatcaattttggtTTGGATTTTTGCAATCAGAAATCTGAACGGTCCACAAGTTTTGTCTGAAAGATTTCTCTGTTTAGACATATGATTGATTGTTCAATGTACTATCATTATCTGACCTATTTATGCTGCCTGATCAAGCTCTATCGACTATACTGGTTTCTCATTGTAGAACATTTCAAGATTCATTCAGAAATTCCAAAAACAGGGAAACTTcacaaatttattcataacaaaCAGACCATTATTCCACAACAGCAACAATGTGCTGGTTCAAGATTCAGAGGACGAAAAACTGAGGCagcacataataaaaaaaggaaaaaccaGATTCCAGTTACAAGACTCTGAGAAAGATCAATAGGAAGCCCAGGCTGGAGTGGCTGAAATCATGTCAGGCACAAAAGAAGGAGCTGCTGGATTTGGTTGGAAGTTGAACCAGCCAAACCTATCCATGAGCATTTGGCAGAGATCTCCTGCTGCGTATGCAACCCCTGAGACGGAGATCGCCATCGTGATGTAGTATAGTATGGTTTTAATGTAGTCGGTGAACTTTTCTGCATGTTTCACATAAGCTTTTGCAATAGCAAGAACGAAAACGCACGTGAAAGAAGCTGCTGCAACTGCCAGAATCTTGTAGTCCTTATTGTCGCTCTCACGGAATGCGAACCCATAAACGATGGGAGGTACTAGACCAAAGAGAATGAATGATAGTATAGCAAATGTTGCATGGAATAGAAAATGGCCCCTTCTTCCTAGTAGTTCTTGGTATTTATCAGTGCTCTGGGTTGAGTCCCCTCCAGAGTTGTAGTTTTTCAAGTCCATAAGCTGTAAGTTTTTGTGTTAGCATGATTGCTATGGAACGGGATACAAGAACTGTTTGGATGTGCAAAGCTTAGGATTTCtgagatgaaaaaaaattactcacATTCTGACCAAAAACGAGCAGGCCGCTGGCTACAGTTGCTAATCCAATGGCGATTGTGTTCACTGCAGCAGAGATTcatcaggaaaaaaaatgtgtttatcATCCAAACAATCAGagaattattagatttgttcTGAAGGTAAGGAAGACGAGGCATACATGTTGTGGCATCCGAGGCAGCTGCAGAAGAAACGACACTCAAGCTCGCAATCGTCTCCAGTAGGCCTCCATACACAATGCATTTCAAGATCTCCAGTGATTGGGAACGACCAGCACCAGAGATTGCTTCTGTTCGACCACCAGAGCTCACATTAATCTCTCTGCCTTGCTCAGTTCTTGTTTCGACAGGCCTTTCTTCCTCAGGCATTTGAGTATGAGCCCCTGTACCATAATGTCAGTAGATAACAATGGCTCCAGAATATGACGAGCAAATGTTGCATGTATGAATGGAAGACTTTAGATGAACGTGTTGAGTAAAACAGTAAattctacaaaaatatatattaccaaTTTCATCTCTGATCTCAATTGCTACATCTCCACCACTTCCATTTTCGTCGTTGCTTTTATCAGCAGCAGATGATAATCCATGCAGTAGAGGAACACGCAAACTGAAGCCAGGAAGTGCTCCGGTTGATTTCTCAAGACTTCCGTTATTCTCATCATTTGTTTCATGAGTTGATGCCAATCTTCCATGCAGCAGAGGAGCATGAGAACTGGAGACAGGCAGCCTTTCACCTGACTCATCATTGAAAtgttcttcttcatttttgctTCCACCATCGTGCTTGATCTGTTCTTTACCTATAAAAACATGTACTTAACATGTCACATGAGGATCACTTTTCTTGATCTTTTACAATTTCAAAGCAGCCCACACCAATGATTCTTCCAGAGATTCCGAACACCATGAGGAGCAGAAACGAAGAACGGAAAAGAACATATACCTTTTGATTCCTGTGCGCTGTCTTTCTCTCCTCTCTTCCTAAACATCCAAAACAGATCAAATCCACCTGCAAACACCAAATGACGAACAAATTTCTTAAGTTCGCAAGCTGTCGATTTCTGCTAATTTTCCAACATAAACTAGAGAGTGAATGAACAATTCATTCTTGATTCTTTTAGCTCAAGTAATGGAGCCTGGAATAGTCGACCCATTAAAGCTAACATCAGCAAATACCTTGTGTAACAGTCGTACTCCCGCCTGCATTGGTGGAACCCCCTGCAACTGCAGAAAGGCTGGCACCTGATGCGGGCTGCTCTTGTACAGTTTGTGGGCTTTCGTGTTTCCCTTTCCCTCCAAAGATACGGAATGGATTCAGACCGTTCCCTGCTTGAAAACAACACTACCCTTAAAACCCGATTCATATGTTAATCAAGAGACggaatattattgtaatactgctcattttataattctaCCTGAGGGTATGAAAATGCTGAAACAGGCTAAGCATCCAAGCAGGTCAACTGGCTTATCACGACGATGGCCATCTCCATCTCCTGTAGACCGTGTCCTGCTTCCACGTATCTTTCTACGAAGGACAACCTTGGTAATCTGAGAACTGCAATTAGGACAGTATGCAGTATGTGTGTGAACTTTCTCCACGGCCCTCTCGAATTCCAACTCTATGACCTCCTCATCACTTTCTTCCTCTATATCAATCTTTACCTTCTCCTTTACTCTACCAGTGCTTGTGcctatattttcttcttcttctcttgaTGTTGAAACCAACTTTGGAACACTCAGACCAGACACGATCTTATCCTTAAGGTCTCCCGGGTTTTGGTTGTTGACGACAGTGTTAATGAGTTTTGGAATGTCCAGATCTTCCAGCCCCAGGTTTTCGCCTGAAAGAGACAACTGGAGTGTAGGACCTGTGGAAAATCATCGTTGTAAAAGACTGGATCCAAAACTACTCGTCTTAAAAACTTATTCGTGCCTTATGCATTGAAAACTCATCTGAAAATTGCAACAACTTTTACACAGACTGGACAAGATTGTTACTATAGTTGCAACCAAAGGAAAAAGGGCTATGCAATATTTATCACCAGCTactcattttgaaattttgattaattaatgatcatCTATACTGACCTCTAGTGTCATGATTGAAGGATTTCTGATGAACATGATCAACCCAAGAATTTCCAATTTCGTAGGTCCAAATGCAGTGGTGGCATTTCCACATTCCTTCAGACACAatcaagaaaggaaaaagaaaagaaaaacatggtACCAATGTTGTTGCCAATTTCATACCACTTAATTAGTTCATTcattatagtattttattgTAAGTACATGAAATGAGGATTTTGTTTATCTTATATTAAAACGGACATGAGAATATCAAATGATTAGATTGATCATGTCCGAAGCAGCAAGATCTATATTGTGTTAACGTGAcaaataagcaaatttacATAATCCATGTTCCTGGTTTGCTTACCTTCATTCTTATCAAAGTAAACACTCTTTTCTGGTACATCATTGTTTTCAtcactgctgctgctgctgctgctgctgctacCATCACCAGTACTAGTAGCCGTTTCGTCTGGCTGCCACGACAGAGGCTGCTCCACCACTTGCTCCTCAGGCAGACCTGGGTGCATCACTTCCATCATGGCCTCAGCagcaacaaaaaatcaattgaattcTCAAGGCAGTGCTGCTGGTGTCTGCTGTTAAATGCTTGCAGAATTGGACATTCTTATAAACAACACTTTCGGgccaataaattaattaattatattcaactttgaaataataataataatcataatatcaagatacatacaTCAAAGcaagtaattaaatattaatttctcacGTTCGTCAGATGCTTGCCATTACTGCTtatgatcaatcacatatatctgaaaaaaaaaatcaaatatatatataaaaaaaatagcacatatatatatatatatattgtgtagGTTGGAATTTCAACATGATAATACGTGTATTAAAGTATTAATTGTTGTAAGTTTAAGAACATAAGTTTTGAAGTAATAATTAACGTATTATATTAGTAAGACCTGTCTAGGTAGGTATTCAAGAATGCTTCCAACgtggtattttttatttttatttatttttctacacttTTGACTTTTGTactgtgtatatatatcctCCACATTACAGCTAGTTTTAGGTCAACTATTTCACAtttcttcatcattttctatCTGTCAAAAAGATTATGTTCACATTTACTTcaaattggtaattttttatgtacaaATTATTTCTGGCCTATGACCAAATTTGCTACATTGTTGCGTCTTCATGGTGTCTGATCATTCATGCCTTTGTTAAAtagacacaaaaaaaaaaaagaaaaagaaaaaaggaatttgattaaatattgattgagGAGGGAacctatttttaatattcctAAGAACCTATTGTGGTTACATAATGGTTGCCCCTTATATAACGTGCATTCGAActggttttaaatttttaggataaattatagtttgtttttctaaagtttattataattataaatttattattatttaaaaaattataattattcatcttaaattaattattatttaacaaatatccTCCGTGACAGTGCTCAAGAAATCAAATCCTAATCTCAACTATTGCAAGAGTGATGGgttataaaattgttattatcaataattaatggcATATGCATCTACATACAGTGACAATAGAAATTACATAGTGACAAAAGTAATTATTGTTACTAggttatatttatacatgtgttactaattatttttaattacaactaATTGATGCACgattttttgtccaattttaatgattatttttacaaactaattattattattaaaaaatttaaattcattattgtaCGTGATGAAATAAGAATTACTatcactaaatataatattaaaattgtggattttttttttgagatgccaaataatataatataatataaaaattttactaaaagaagagaagaaaacgaATAAGCACTAAGATTGATTCATATACATgctttaattttcaataaatgttCATTCCTCATATATTTTCTGATCTATCAAGAATTACTTGTATTGTTAAATAGGTACGGTATACGGCCTACACATACGTGTTATACTCAAGTTATTATACGTCtcttataaagaaatatatcatacagtaataatatttttcttatctcatatataataaacaaattcttttttgatttcttatatatattagtcaaTATGGCACGAATACTTATGTGTAtgtaatcaaataaatacaacacattttaaaagataaaaataaattatgcttAAAAGTAGATCAAGTGATAAATATGGGTGAAGGtataatatgaatttgataatatatcaTCGATTAAAAGATGACATggattatttgaaataaaaaaaaaattatctggCACAAATATTTAAGGGGTGTTACGTTATCAAATGCCAATTATGAGTCAAGAAggactatttttatattgtcatattgcttttgcgtgtatataataaataattttttataatttaaaatatatcataagtATGAACAAAATGTACAAATCAAtgcattacattaaaaaagaaaagaaagaaagagagaaagaaaagacaattaatttatgtgttaatgtaaaatttaaaaaaatgaatgaattagTTATCTTATCAAGTGAAgattatttttgaattcacaaaaaattaatgagatGGTGTCATCAATCTTGTTTATGAGTGTCATTAAtcgttttatatatatatagagagagagggagagagacgTGCAGTTTTCTTTAATGTTTTAGATTTAGTTGAAGCTAATTGTGGGAGTGGTGAGGGAAACTCGgaaaacatttattttattccatGTAATTATGCAGTCAATACATCTTTTTGCAGCCATAATTAACATACTAATGTACTTAAAAGAGGATTTGTTATTTCCTTTCACATAATTTGGTtagtcatattaattaattatggaatCATATGCAATTTTAGCTGACAACATCCCAAGATTTACATTTCCATATTCCAATGCACAGTTTTCCGTgttatctatctatctatctatatatatatatatatgtatatatgaacccataaaaatcaagaaactagTGAAAATCCAAGACAAGTCACCATAAGAGAATTATGGATTTCTCCGTTATACGTCCAAAGCCACCCGCCAAGAAACCCATCGACGGGCCGCCACCAAAACCGCCATCAGCAGCACCACCACCAGGCGGCGTACAAACACCCCAGCCTCCTCCGGGGAAAGCTCCGCCTCAGAACCTTGGTCCATACATGGAGGACTTGGATCATATTTCTGGCATACAACGTATGAGAAGTATCGAGTACACAAACGCAAGAACTTGGAGGATGCATCTTGGAGACTACCCTAAAGATTACTATGATCATTATGGTAACTATGAGCATGGCCATCATCCTGTTGGATTCCATTACTACGACCATCATCACATGCCGCTACCCCCGCGGCGCCAGCGTGCTCTCCTTCCGCCCGACCACCGCCACAGTACTCTCCCAGGGCCGCCATTGCGGCTCGGACTTCCTCCACCAGAATATCATTGTGGACCGCCACCGGCTACGTATTATTATCCGCCGCCACAGCATGGTGGACTCTTCAGTGATGAAAATCCCAACGGTTGCATGATTATGTGAGAGGAGGGGATTatggaattttcttttggaagACGATCGTAATTTGGAGATTGAGTGTTTATGGAAGAATAGTAATCcggatttaattttttatgcgATTATTTTgcagttaatataaataacatcCTTGTTTCCCGTTGCGTCCTTTAACATATTGGTTGGTGCTCTGGTCACTcatgagaaaaaataagaCATGTTTTTCATGTACAACTTGGTTAGGATCTGTACTCGTAAAATTGCTACTTGACAAGAGTTTTATTATTTCCAGTCCCAACTCATTTTTCTCAGATTGACTGTTtgtaaaattcattgaaaGTGGCTAAAATGCCCAATTACCAGAAGcaagttataaaataaacagcAATTGGATTGTAGTGACAATGTTACCGCGTCATGCCCTCTTGGCAACCAAAGCTATAAAAAGGTGCATATTGTTGATGGGCATCTGACAAAATACAGTAACAACTCCCCCTCGACTCGCAACAATCTAATGCTTAAGAGTTCCCGGCAGAAGTAGGTCATTACCAGCCCATCTCCGCCGAAGGCATTCAACTTAAGAATCTAACATCCATCCATCTTCCAGATTTCACATCCTACCAATCAATCTCTTTCATGTCAATGCCACAGCTTCCAGAAAAGTAGCATATCCGGATGCGTGAAATGCAAGGGCGAATCCTGTAAAGAAATGAGGGGCGACACATCAGTTGACCAAATCACCGTTAACACTTGGGAGAAGTGCAAAATTGAAAGCTGTCATATGTCTAACCAATTAATGCGTCATCCAAGgcaacattatttaatattttgttgtgcAAAGAACTTATCTCTGGTTGAGCAGACTGCTACTAGCCAAGTGTTCACTATTCAACAGTTCCAGATGGATAGGAATACAGTAACCCAAGTTTTTTCATCAATGGGTCAATagagtatttaatttaaaaattttaaaccaaATTTTGTAGCATCTCATGAGGCCCTTTACTCATCATAACCCTGATCACAGCATAAGGAGACACTTCAGATAAAAATAGATCAACAAGCAACATGCCAACAGAGAGATGGACAAATGGAGAGACAGGAAGACATAGATGGAAACCTCAAGCACTTCTGGTGGCAGGAAGGTAAATTCTAATAATGTCTTTCACAGTGGTTCTTCTCCTGCAAGTGGGGCATTTGCTTTGAGCAGCTATGGCAGCTTTGATGCATGCCTTGCAGAAAATATGCCCACATTTTGTCGACATCTCCTCGACTAATGGGCCCATGCAAACAGGACAGCTAAATGTTGGCTCCTGTGGTGGCGGCGGCGGTACAGTTGGCAATTCTGAGCTCTGTCCACTCTTTCTCTATAATCCACACACCAGAACACTAGTCAATCATGTATACTATTACCAACACTACCCCAAGCAGAGGAAAAATTAAGACAGTCATGTCTTTCAAATCTACGGAAGTTCACTCAGGATAGTGATGTTCATAAGGTCTAGAAAATGACCTTGTATGGACAAACTTACctgaataaacaaaaaaaattgtcacatGCCACAGTCCATTTCCCTCAAGTCAAATATCAACATTCAGTACAAAGTAACATTTCTATACAGATAAAACATCTTAATACATGTTTAAACCAAGTACATTCACTAGGCTACTATATGGAACCTATAATCAGGATCATTC includes the following:
- the LOC105170248 gene encoding membrane protein of ER body-like protein: MMEVMHPGLPEEQVVEQPLSWQPDETATSTGDGSSSSSSSSSDENNDVPEKSVYFDKNEGPTLQLSLSGENLGLEDLDIPKLINTVVNNQNPGDLKDKIVSGLSVPKLVSTSREEEENIGTSTGRVKEKVKIDIEEESDEEVIELEFERAVEKVHTHTAYCPNCSSQITKVVLRRKIRGSRTRSTGDGDGHRRDKPVDLLGCLACFSIFIPSGNGLNPFRIFGGKGKHESPQTVQEQPASGASLSAVAGGSTNAGGSTTVTQGGFDLFWMFRKRGEKDSAQESKGKEQIKHDGGSKNEEEHFNDESGERLPVSSSHAPLLHGRLASTHETNDENNGSLEKSTGALPGFSLRVPLLHGLSSAADKSNDENGSGGDVAIEIRDEIGAHTQMPEEERPVETRTEQGREINVSSGGRTEAISGAGRSQSLEILKCIVYGGLLETIASLSVVSSAAASDATTLNTIAIGLATVASGLLVFGQNLMDLKNYNSGGDSTQSTDKYQELLGRRGHFLFHATFAILSFILFGLVPPIVYGFAFRESDNKDYKILAVAAASFTCVFVLAIAKAYVKHAEKFTDYIKTILYYITMAISVSGVAYAAGDLCQMLMDRFGWFNFQPNPAAPSFVPDMISATPAWASY
- the LOC105170249 gene encoding extensin-like, with protein sequence MDFSVIRPKPPAKKPIDGPPPKPPSAAPPPGGVQTPQPPPGKAPPQNLGPYMEDLDHISGIQRMRSIEYTNARTWRMHLGDYPKDYYDHYGNYEHGHHPVGFHYYDHHHMPLPPRRQRALLPPDHRHSTLPGPPLRLGLPPPEYHCGPPPATYYYPPPQHGGLFSDENPNGCMIM